Proteins from a single region of Terriglobales bacterium:
- the mazG gene encoding nucleoside triphosphate pyrophosphohydrolase → MPSTGERFERAVSIMARLRAPGGCPWDREQTFDSIKPYTLEETYEVLEAIDNRDWDELKSELGDLLLQVLFYAEMAEEEGRFTIGDVLERLSNKLVARHPHVFGDVEAKTPADVLRNWEALKAREKEQRLAAGGGKMPKGTVSPDSVLAGVSSAIPSLLEAFKMSSRAAHVGFDWPSIEGLFDKLSEETAELKKHLEEFPAPGPRPLARGVAGAGTQEVPDELRSRLEDEVGDLLFVLVNIARYLSLDPESALRRTNRKFKRRFQWLEEELRRQGRKPQEASLEEMEALWQQAKQGEGRR, encoded by the coding sequence ATGCCAAGCACCGGCGAACGATTCGAGCGCGCCGTCTCTATCATGGCGCGGCTGCGCGCCCCCGGGGGCTGTCCCTGGGACCGCGAACAGACCTTCGACTCCATCAAGCCCTACACCCTGGAAGAGACCTACGAGGTGCTGGAGGCCATCGACAATCGCGACTGGGACGAACTCAAGAGCGAGCTCGGCGACCTGCTGCTGCAGGTGCTGTTCTACGCCGAGATGGCGGAAGAGGAGGGCCGCTTCACCATCGGCGACGTGCTCGAGCGCCTCTCCAACAAGCTGGTGGCGCGCCATCCCCACGTCTTCGGCGACGTCGAGGCCAAGACTCCGGCCGACGTGCTGCGCAACTGGGAGGCGCTGAAGGCGCGGGAGAAGGAGCAGCGCCTGGCCGCCGGCGGCGGCAAGATGCCCAAGGGCACGGTCAGCCCCGACTCGGTGCTGGCCGGCGTCTCTTCGGCCATCCCCTCGCTGCTCGAGGCTTTCAAGATGAGTTCGCGGGCCGCCCACGTGGGCTTCGACTGGCCCAGCATCGAAGGCCTCTTCGACAAGCTCAGCGAAGAGACCGCGGAATTGAAGAAGCACCTGGAAGAGTTCCCGGCGCCCGGGCCGCGGCCCCTCGCCCGCGGGGTCGCCGGCGCGGGGACGCAAGAGGTCCCGGACGAACTCAGGTCGCGCCTGGAGGACGAGGTCGGCGACCTGCTCTTCGTCCTGGTCAACATCGCGCGCTATCTCTCGCTCGACCCGGAGTCGGCGCTGCGCCGCACCAACCGCAAGTTCAAGCGCCGCTTCCAGTGGCTGGAGGAAGAGCTGCGCCGCCAAGGCCGCAAGCCCCAGGAGGCTTCGCTGGAGGAGATGGAAGCCCTGTGGCAGCAGGCCAAGCAGGGGGAGGGAAGGCGCTGA
- a CDS encoding 1,4-alpha-glucan branching protein domain-containing protein → MNSSSSKQPAGYVTFLLHSHLPYVVHHGTWPHGLDWLNEAAAETYLPLLRVLGELEQEGLALKANVNLSPILLEQLSHSTFQEEFRDYLKQKVEAAQQDEREFTQQGEKHFAELARFWQRFYGERAQQFDALGGNLVAGFKHFYDSGAIEIITCGATHGYFPLLGTDASIRAQVRVGVETHQRYFGRQPRGIWLPECGYRPAGSWRYPVAVNGSAPANPFPREGVEQILAEAGIEYFVVDTHLVESTARFTPYELLAGDVPVAVETEGGVERASFYRPYFADSPQREQARVAFFTRDPRTGIQVWSGEHGYPGDPGYLEFHKKRWPGGHRYWQVTHPRVDLGLKTAYYPEAAHERTRIQAQHFSHVANSVLRYHAPQNQNGTPPILTAPFDAELFGHWWFEGPEWLKHVAEEFAHPGNPLALISCGEYLDKYPPAGYVALPEGSWGRNGQHEVWLNPETRFTWEQIYPAELAVQQMVAGGRWQGHEAATRLAKQICRELLLLESSDWQFLITTQHARDYAEKRFHTHLEQFRALMGAWRQFESTQQLSAEAMQKLAEIERRDDVFPEITPEVYAR, encoded by the coding sequence ATGAATAGTTCTTCCAGCAAGCAGCCTGCCGGTTACGTCACCTTCCTCCTGCATTCTCACCTGCCCTACGTGGTGCACCACGGCACCTGGCCGCACGGCCTGGACTGGCTGAACGAGGCCGCCGCGGAGACCTACCTGCCGTTGCTGCGCGTCCTGGGCGAGCTGGAGCAAGAGGGCCTGGCGCTCAAGGCCAACGTCAATCTCTCGCCCATCCTGCTGGAGCAGCTCTCGCACTCCACCTTCCAGGAGGAGTTCCGCGACTACCTGAAGCAGAAGGTGGAAGCGGCGCAGCAGGACGAGCGCGAGTTCACCCAGCAGGGCGAGAAGCACTTCGCGGAGCTGGCGCGGTTCTGGCAGCGCTTCTACGGGGAGCGGGCGCAGCAGTTCGACGCCCTGGGCGGCAACCTCGTCGCCGGCTTCAAGCACTTCTACGATTCGGGCGCCATCGAGATCATCACCTGCGGCGCCACCCACGGCTACTTCCCGCTGCTGGGGACCGACGCCTCCATCCGCGCCCAGGTGCGGGTCGGGGTGGAGACCCACCAGCGCTACTTCGGGCGCCAGCCCCGGGGTATCTGGCTGCCGGAGTGCGGCTATCGTCCCGCCGGAAGCTGGCGTTACCCGGTGGCCGTGAACGGCAGCGCTCCCGCCAATCCCTTCCCCCGCGAGGGCGTGGAGCAGATTTTGGCCGAGGCAGGCATCGAGTACTTCGTGGTGGACACCCACCTGGTGGAGTCCACGGCGCGCTTCACCCCCTATGAGCTGCTGGCCGGCGACGTGCCGGTGGCGGTCGAGACCGAAGGCGGCGTGGAGCGCGCCTCCTTTTACCGTCCCTACTTCGCCGACTCGCCGCAGCGCGAGCAGGCGCGGGTGGCCTTCTTCACCCGCGACCCCCGCACCGGCATCCAGGTGTGGAGCGGGGAGCACGGCTATCCCGGGGATCCCGGCTACCTGGAGTTCCACAAGAAGCGCTGGCCGGGCGGGCACCGCTACTGGCAGGTCACACACCCGCGCGTGGACCTGGGCCTGAAGACCGCCTACTACCCGGAAGCAGCCCACGAGCGTACCCGCATCCAGGCGCAGCACTTCTCCCACGTGGCCAACTCGGTGCTGCGCTACCACGCGCCCCAGAACCAGAACGGGACCCCGCCCATCCTGACCGCGCCCTTCGACGCCGAGCTCTTCGGGCACTGGTGGTTCGAGGGCCCGGAGTGGCTCAAGCACGTGGCCGAGGAGTTCGCTCACCCCGGCAACCCCCTGGCCCTGATCTCCTGCGGCGAGTACCTGGACAAGTACCCGCCCGCCGGCTACGTGGCTCTGCCCGAGGGCTCCTGGGGACGCAACGGCCAGCACGAGGTCTGGCTGAATCCCGAGACCCGCTTCACCTGGGAGCAGATCTATCCCGCCGAGCTGGCGGTGCAGCAGATGGTGGCGGGCGGGCGCTGGCAGGGGCACGAGGCTGCCACCCGCCTGGCCAAGCAGATCTGCCGCGAGTTGCTGCTGCTGGAGTCCTCCGACTGGCAGTTCCTCATCACCACCCAGCACGCCCGCGACTACGCCGAGAAGCGCTTCCACACCCACCTGGAGCAGTTCCGGGCGCTGATGGGGGCCTGGCGGCAATTCGAGAGCACGCAGCAGCTCTCGGCGGAGGCCATGCAGAAGCTGGCCGAGATCGAGCGCCGCGACGACGTCTTCCCCGAGATCACGCCCGAGGTTTACGCCCGCTGA
- the menC gene encoding o-succinylbenzoate synthase: MKLEAITLREIRMPLVHPFETSGWRTTERRILLATAHCEGVTGWGECTAGEHPFYSDECTDTAWHVLVHYLAPALLGKQLGSAADSGTLLAQVKGHRMAKAALENALWDAEARQMNIPLWKLVGGSRRQIECGVSIGIQETVERLMEKIAAELAAGYRRIKLKVKPGWDVKVLEAARARWPGILLSCDANTAYTLDDTEHLKSFDRFRLLMIEQPLWADDFYLHARLQKQLATPLCLDEAIHHARDAEAALDLGACRIVNIKLGRVGGFREARRVHDLCQARGVPVWCGGMLESGIGRAHNIALSTLENFRLPGDVSASKRYWTEDIVEPEVEVTPQGMIEVPDQPGMGYAVRGSLLERLTVRKESFRA, translated from the coding sequence ATGAAGCTCGAAGCCATCACGCTGCGCGAGATCCGCATGCCCCTGGTGCATCCCTTCGAGACCAGCGGCTGGCGCACCACCGAGCGCCGCATCCTGCTGGCCACCGCGCACTGCGAGGGCGTGACCGGCTGGGGCGAATGCACCGCCGGCGAGCATCCCTTCTACAGCGACGAGTGCACCGACACCGCCTGGCACGTCCTCGTCCATTACCTGGCGCCCGCCCTGCTGGGCAAGCAACTGGGGAGCGCGGCCGACAGCGGCACGCTGCTCGCGCAGGTCAAAGGCCACCGCATGGCCAAAGCCGCGCTGGAGAACGCCCTGTGGGATGCGGAAGCCCGCCAGATGAACATCCCGCTGTGGAAGCTGGTGGGCGGCTCGCGTCGGCAGATCGAGTGCGGCGTCTCCATCGGCATCCAGGAAACGGTGGAGAGGCTCATGGAGAAGATCGCCGCCGAACTGGCCGCCGGCTACCGCCGCATCAAGCTCAAGGTCAAGCCCGGGTGGGACGTGAAGGTACTGGAGGCGGCCCGCGCGCGCTGGCCCGGGATCCTGCTCAGTTGCGACGCCAACACCGCCTACACCCTCGACGACACCGAGCATCTGAAGTCCTTCGACCGCTTCCGCCTGCTCATGATCGAGCAGCCGCTGTGGGCGGACGACTTCTATCTCCACGCCCGCCTGCAGAAGCAACTGGCCACGCCCCTCTGCTTGGACGAAGCCATCCACCACGCCCGCGACGCCGAGGCGGCGCTCGACCTGGGCGCCTGCCGCATCGTCAACATCAAGCTGGGGCGGGTGGGCGGCTTCCGCGAGGCGCGGCGGGTCCACGACCTCTGCCAGGCTCGCGGCGTCCCCGTCTGGTGCGGCGGCATGCTGGAGTCCGGCATCGGCCGCGCCCACAACATCGCCCTCTCCACGCTGGAGAACTTCCGCCTGCCCGGCGACGTCTCCGCCTCCAAGCGCTACTGGACGGAAGACATCGTCGAGCCCGAGGTCGAGGTCACCCCGCAGGGAATGATCGAGGTGCCCGACCAGCCGGGAATGGGCTATGCCGTGCGGGGGTCGCTGCTCGAGCGCCTGACCGTGCGCAAGGAGAGCTTCCGCGCCTAG
- a CDS encoding polymer-forming cytoskeletal protein, with the protein MWKSRDEKPGTPATPPAVATPAAASYTPPREARSAEPSRSLDAYRAEVASIGKSVLIKGELSGSEDLYLDGEVEGNVELRDHSLIIGPNGRVRANIHARDVVIHGKVDGNVYGNERVELKKSAILVGDISTQRIVIEDGAYFKGAIDITKKEGGKSESRRESAGAAAYAGASATPAATVASAATAQSSLLEPKN; encoded by the coding sequence ATGTGGAAGTCCCGCGATGAAAAGCCCGGTACGCCGGCCACGCCTCCCGCGGTCGCTACGCCCGCGGCCGCGTCCTACACCCCGCCGCGTGAGGCCCGGTCCGCGGAGCCGTCGCGCTCCCTGGACGCCTACCGCGCCGAGGTCGCCAGCATCGGCAAGTCGGTGCTGATCAAGGGCGAGCTTTCGGGCAGCGAAGACCTCTACCTGGACGGCGAGGTGGAGGGCAACGTCGAGCTGCGCGACCACAGCCTGATCATCGGGCCCAACGGCCGGGTGCGCGCCAACATCCACGCCCGCGACGTGGTCATCCACGGCAAGGTGGACGGCAACGTCTACGGCAACGAGCGCGTGGAGCTGAAGAAATCCGCCATCCTGGTGGGCGACATCTCCACCCAGCGCATCGTCATCGAGGACGGCGCCTACTTCAAGGGCGCGATCGACATCACCAAGAAGGAGGGCGGGAAGAGCGAGTCCCGCCGCGAGAGCGCGGGCGCCGCCGCCTACGCCGGAGCCTCCGCGACCCCGGCCGCCACGGTCGCCTCGGCCGCGACCGCGCAGTCGTCGCTGCTGGAGCCGAAGAACTAG
- a CDS encoding SAM-dependent methyltransferase has protein sequence MTQGLSKMLHGAEDASGRAAPVPRGPDRILRHSSGLLEFSRALAGREGLRILDLGPTSSTNITRLTGMGHNTYSEDVLLAASDPAFTLGRSKEGKLVFDVAGFLQANLVYQGAPFDGVLCWDLCDYLHEPLVRPAVERIGAAMRPGGVLLAFFHTRDAGADAPHYRYHILGEDLMELQPGAHYRLQRVFHNRHIENLFAGFASLKFFLARDNVREVLAVR, from the coding sequence GTGACGCAAGGCCTTTCCAAGATGCTGCACGGCGCCGAGGACGCTTCCGGCCGGGCGGCGCCCGTGCCTCGCGGGCCCGACCGCATCCTCCGCCATTCCAGCGGGCTGCTGGAGTTCAGCCGCGCCCTGGCCGGGCGCGAGGGTCTGCGCATCCTCGACCTGGGACCCACTTCATCCACCAACATCACCCGCCTGACCGGCATGGGCCACAACACCTACAGCGAGGATGTGCTGCTGGCCGCCAGCGACCCCGCCTTCACTCTGGGCCGCAGCAAGGAGGGCAAGCTCGTTTTCGACGTCGCGGGCTTCCTGCAGGCGAACCTCGTCTACCAGGGGGCGCCCTTCGACGGCGTCCTGTGCTGGGACCTTTGCGATTATCTGCACGAGCCGCTGGTGCGGCCGGCGGTGGAGCGCATCGGGGCGGCCATGCGGCCCGGGGGCGTGCTGCTGGCCTTCTTCCATACCCGCGATGCCGGCGCCGATGCTCCCCACTACCGCTACCACATCCTGGGTGAGGATCTGATGGAGCTGCAGCCGGGCGCCCACTACCGCCTGCAGCGCGTCTTCCACAACCGCCACATCGAGAACCTCTTCGCTGGCTTCGCCTCGTTGAAGTTCTTCCTCGCCCGCGACAACGTGCGCGAAGTCCTGGCCGTGCGCTGA
- a CDS encoding GNAT family N-acetyltransferase — MPAPAAAERVLIRACKGIEEFRACVDLQKEVWHFSDAELVPLRMFVVAEKVGGQVIGAFEGGHLVGFALSVPGARNGHSYLHSHMLAVREDHRNLGLGRRMKLFQREDALARGIELIEWTFDPLEIKNAYLNLERLGAIARRYYVNQYGITSSPLHGSLPTDRLVAEWWLRSRRVETLLKTGARPAFPPERRIAVPAEIYAWRKAPADEAKAREVQLRNREQFQSAFADSLAALGYERDPQGNGRFLLGRWDETWSYASG; from the coding sequence ATGCCCGCGCCCGCCGCGGCCGAGCGCGTCCTCATCCGTGCCTGCAAGGGCATCGAGGAGTTCCGCGCCTGCGTCGACCTGCAAAAGGAGGTCTGGCACTTCTCCGACGCGGAACTGGTGCCGCTGCGCATGTTCGTGGTGGCGGAAAAAGTGGGCGGACAGGTGATCGGGGCCTTCGAGGGCGGCCACCTGGTGGGCTTCGCGCTCTCCGTCCCCGGCGCTCGCAACGGCCACTCCTATCTCCACTCCCACATGCTGGCGGTGCGCGAGGACCACCGCAATCTCGGGCTGGGACGGCGCATGAAGCTTTTTCAGCGCGAGGACGCCCTGGCCCGCGGCATCGAGCTCATCGAGTGGACCTTCGATCCCCTGGAGATCAAGAACGCCTACCTCAACCTGGAGCGCTTGGGGGCCATCGCCCGCCGCTACTACGTCAACCAGTACGGCATCACCTCCTCGCCGCTGCACGGCTCGCTGCCCACTGACCGGCTGGTGGCGGAGTGGTGGCTGCGCTCGCGGCGGGTGGAGACGCTCTTGAAGACGGGCGCACGCCCCGCCTTCCCGCCGGAGCGCCGCATCGCTGTGCCCGCCGAGATCTACGCCTGGCGCAAGGCGCCGGCCGACGAAGCCAAGGCCCGCGAGGTGCAGTTGCGCAACCGCGAGCAGTTCCAGAGCGCCTTCGCGGACTCCCTGGCCGCCTTGGGCTACGAGCGCGACCCCCAGGGCAACGGCAGGTTCCTGCTGGGGCGCTGGGACGAGACCTGGTCGTATGCCAGCGGGTGA
- a CDS encoding methyltransferase domain-containing protein, whose product MRRTVKDELLDQDLGTPAEVAGSLRDLRMFNRYFGGIRAGHRLLRRVARTTAATRLSLLDVGSASGDVAAALRRRLAREGVELSLTLLDRVASHFDGRNGHGDARRVQGDALALPFRDAAVDVVNCGLFAHHLESDELVAFLNDALRVARHAVVINDVCRSPVHLALVYAGLPLYASRLTRHDAPASVRRAYTAAEMRAIVERTQAHRVEYSRHYLYRLGVIAWKR is encoded by the coding sequence ATGCGGCGTACGGTCAAAGACGAGCTACTCGACCAGGATCTGGGAACGCCCGCGGAGGTGGCGGGCTCGCTGCGCGACCTCCGCATGTTCAACCGCTACTTCGGCGGGATCCGGGCGGGGCACCGGCTGCTGCGGCGGGTGGCCCGGACCACGGCAGCAACCCGGCTGTCTCTGCTGGATGTGGGCTCGGCTTCGGGCGACGTGGCCGCGGCGCTGCGCCGGCGCCTGGCGCGCGAGGGCGTGGAACTCTCGCTCACGCTGCTCGACCGGGTCGCCTCGCACTTCGATGGGCGCAACGGCCACGGCGACGCGCGGCGCGTCCAGGGTGACGCGCTGGCGCTGCCCTTCCGCGACGCCGCGGTGGACGTGGTCAACTGCGGCCTGTTCGCGCATCACCTGGAATCGGACGAGCTGGTCGCGTTCCTCAACGACGCGCTGCGGGTGGCGCGCCACGCCGTCGTCATCAACGACGTGTGCCGCTCCCCGGTGCACCTCGCGCTGGTCTATGCCGGGCTGCCGCTCTATGCCAGCCGGCTCACCCGCCACGATGCGCCGGCCTCGGTGCGCCGCGCCTACACCGCCGCGGAGATGCGCGCCATCGTGGAGCGCACGCAGGCGCACCGCGTGGAGTATAGCCGCCATTATCTCTACCGCCTGGGCGTGATCGCGTGGAAACGATGA
- a CDS encoding FAD-dependent monooxygenase, translating to MKDWDLIVVGAGPAGTAAAITAARQGARVLLLERGAFPRHRVCGEFVSPESLGLLQEFARESPPLASLLDEAERIAQARVFLDGQVWEFPVRPAGASIPRFDLDAALWGLAQAAGADCRQATVTAAGQNGGFRVDTTAGSYHARALINASGRWSNLGPPERFAARSPKPRWLGVKAHFREPRPASSADLYFFRGGYCGVQPVAADRVNVCAMVRADAATTLEEVLKQHPSLAERSREWGPVMEPVATSPLLFGKPEARRGGLLLAGDAAGFVDPFVGDGISLALRGGVLAAQALAGFWSGEVTLEEAARRYERAYRIQLAPVYDAASHLRRLVALPRVLRSPALRLLKSNALARYFLRKTRAMLRA from the coding sequence ATGAAGGACTGGGACCTGATCGTGGTGGGGGCGGGTCCGGCGGGCACCGCCGCCGCCATCACCGCCGCGCGACAGGGCGCGCGTGTGCTGTTGCTGGAGCGCGGAGCCTTTCCCCGCCACCGGGTGTGCGGGGAGTTCGTGTCGCCGGAGTCGCTGGGGCTGCTGCAGGAGTTCGCCCGCGAAAGCCCGCCCCTGGCTTCCCTGCTGGACGAGGCGGAGCGCATCGCGCAAGCCCGGGTCTTCCTTGACGGCCAGGTGTGGGAGTTTCCGGTGCGGCCCGCCGGGGCCAGCATCCCGCGCTTCGATCTGGACGCCGCCCTGTGGGGGCTGGCGCAGGCGGCGGGCGCGGACTGCCGCCAGGCCACGGTCACGGCCGCCGGCCAGAACGGCGGGTTTCGCGTCGACACCACCGCGGGCAGCTACCACGCGCGCGCCCTCATCAATGCCTCCGGACGCTGGTCCAACCTCGGTCCGCCGGAACGCTTCGCAGCCCGCTCCCCGAAGCCGCGCTGGCTGGGAGTGAAGGCGCACTTCCGCGAGCCGCGGCCCGCCAGCTCCGCGGACCTCTACTTCTTCCGCGGCGGCTATTGCGGAGTGCAGCCCGTGGCGGCGGACCGCGTCAACGTCTGCGCCATGGTGCGCGCCGACGCCGCCACCACGCTGGAAGAGGTCCTCAAGCAGCATCCGAGCTTGGCGGAGCGAAGCCGTGAGTGGGGCCCGGTGATGGAGCCGGTTGCCACCTCCCCGCTGCTCTTTGGCAAGCCGGAGGCGCGCCGCGGCGGACTCCTGCTGGCGGGCGATGCCGCCGGCTTCGTGGACCCCTTCGTGGGCGACGGCATCTCGTTGGCCTTGCGCGGGGGCGTGCTGGCGGCGCAGGCGCTGGCCGGCTTCTGGTCGGGAGAGGTGACGTTGGAAGAGGCGGCGCGCAGGTACGAGCGCGCTTATCGGATCCAGTTGGCGCCGGTCTATGATGCGGCTTCGCATCTGCGGCGGCTGGTGGCCCTGCCCCGCGTCCTGCGCTCCCCGGCCCTGCGCCTGCTGAAGTCGAACGCCCTGGCCCGCTACTTCCTGCGCAAGACGCGGGCTATGCTGCGAGCCTGA
- a CDS encoding glycerophosphodiester phosphodiesterase: protein MAELQVVVSHRSTRPPRRPLLLGHRGARRDAPENSLAAFDLALEHGCDGFEFDLRATADRRLIVCHDPAFAGIEIAEETYEDFCARSSAKVLPRVIEAERGKAPGKFLPPCLEEVLDGYAHRCFLDIELKVAGMERALVALLRKRPPLRDYVVSSFLPEAVRNLAWRDPSIPTGFICDRRSELARWPSLPVSVVIPKHTLVTRSLIEEVHAAGSKLFAWTVNREREMRRLAEWGVDAILSDDTRLLARAFSGRKPRA, encoded by the coding sequence ATGGCCGAGCTGCAGGTCGTCGTCAGCCACCGGTCCACGCGGCCTCCCCGGCGGCCGCTCCTGCTCGGCCACCGCGGCGCTCGCAGGGATGCCCCGGAGAACTCCCTCGCGGCCTTCGACCTGGCCCTGGAGCACGGCTGCGACGGCTTCGAGTTCGACCTGCGCGCCACCGCCGACCGGCGGCTGATCGTCTGCCATGATCCCGCCTTCGCCGGAATCGAGATCGCCGAAGAGACCTACGAGGATTTCTGCGCCAGGAGCAGCGCCAAGGTCCTGCCGCGGGTCATAGAAGCGGAGCGAGGAAAGGCCCCCGGGAAGTTCCTGCCTCCCTGTCTGGAAGAGGTGCTCGACGGCTACGCCCACCGCTGCTTCCTGGATATCGAGTTGAAGGTGGCGGGCATGGAGCGGGCGCTGGTGGCCCTGCTGCGGAAGCGCCCGCCGCTGCGCGATTACGTGGTCTCGTCGTTCCTGCCGGAAGCGGTGCGCAACCTCGCCTGGCGCGACCCGAGCATCCCTACAGGCTTCATCTGCGACCGCCGCAGCGAGTTGGCCCGCTGGCCCAGCCTGCCCGTAAGCGTCGTCATCCCCAAGCACACCCTGGTCACTCGCAGCTTGATCGAGGAGGTGCACGCGGCCGGGAGCAAGCTGTTCGCGTGGACGGTGAACCGGGAGCGGGAGATGCGGCGCCTGGCCGAGTGGGGGGTGGACGCCATCCTCTCCGACGATACCCGGCTGCTGGCCCGCGCCTTCAGCGGGCGTAAACCTCGGGCGTGA